AAAGGCAACTTCGTAACAGATACCGGGCTTGGCGTAAAAGCCCAGAAAGGTGTTTAGGGATATCTCGATCGAGATTAGTGAAAATCTGAGACATGTTCCGAGCTCGATTGAAGAGCCGGTTAGTATTGACCTCGCCCATATTTATAATGGCTTGAGTGAGGTAGCCCGTGTCATCCTGGATTATCTTGGCATCTCGTTTAAGGTGAGATCCGAATAGGGTGCCGGCGCCAGTGGACAGCTGATCGAGGGTGTAATAGCTGATGTTTACATCGCCGGAGTGGGTGCTAGGACGAGGTCGGGGAACTAGTGCCAATATATCTAGATCGGAATCGGGACCAGCGTCCCCACGGGCTTGGCTGCCGTAGATTAAAATTCCTTCAACTTCTGTAGGGAGAACGGGAAAGTCTTTTAGCATATGAGCTGGGATTTCCATTTCCAACAAAATGTTAATCACATCGTTATTATTCATGTACTTTTTCGTTTTTCGCATCTTTACTTGTTTCCATTAATGG
This sequence is a window from Corynebacterium doosanense CAU 212 = DSM 45436. Protein-coding genes within it:
- a CDS encoding nucleotidyltransferase domain-containing protein, which gives rise to MNNNDVINILLEMEIPAHMLKDFPVLPTEVEGILIYGSQARGDAGPDSDLDILALVPRPRPSTHSGDVNISYYTLDQLSTGAGTLFGSHLKRDAKIIQDDTGYLTQAIINMGEVNTNRLFNRARNMSQIFTNLDRDIPKHLSGLLRQARYLLRSCLYAQAIAEDRPCFSVRELSARHSDEDLPRLLTSRPEGENSVKDLEECLSRLREIVGDFPHNKHGSLEATVINEWGNSSDVLSMAFLALEPKEMGGDYTEMEMILL